A segment of the Aureliella helgolandensis genome:
TATCCTGGAAAGCCAACAGGCGTACCGGACTATCTTAAAAACCTACCCGACTACCAGGAAGTCAATGCCCCCAGCGAAAATCGAGACACGGGATTCCCCGATTGGTCGCATCCCGAACTGCAGCGTTTTATCCTCGAGTTCTACCAAAATTTCGCGGCGCGATATGACCAGGACCCACGTCTGGCGTTTTTAGAAACAGGCTTCGGCCTATGGGCAGAATATCACATCTATTCTGGTCCGGAGGAATTGGGAAAGACCTTCCCTAGCAAAGAGTTTCAGGCCACTTTCCTCCAACATCTTGACGTCGTGCTTGTCCAGACTCCTTGGATGATCTCCCAGGATGCCCACTCCAGGCAACGTGCGCCATTCGCTTCTCAACGGAAACTGATTGATCTTCATTTCGGAGTCTTCGACGATTCCTTCCATCTCGCTTGGGAGCCAGGCTACAACTTAGAAGGATGGACATTCTTTGTACTGAAGCGCTATCGCAAATCTCCGGCTGGCGGCGAAATCCTTTTTCCAAACCAGAAACAGGAGAAGTACGTGGCTGAAAACTGGGCGACCGAAGCTCGGAACTTTGGCATTACCTTTATTATTGGTGAGCAGTGGCCCCAGTGGACAACCGACGAACGTATCCAACAACACGGCCTAGCCTGCGGGTACAAATTTAAGATCCTTGCGTTTGATTCCCGCCCCCACGAGTCGCGCATCACGATCACCAATACCGGGGTCGCCCCTATCTATTACGATGCATTTGTTGCAGTCAATGGCGTGCGTGCGGACGAATCCTTGAAGTTCCTGCAGCCAGGCGAAACCCGACAGCTGGCTGTCCCAAGCGGAGGTCAGGCTCCGCAACTCACGATAGAATGCGACCGGCTTGTTGCCGGACAACGGATTTCCTTTGATGCACTCCTGGAAGGCGAATAGAGGCAGTCGAGTGGTTCGAACATCCCCCTCATTGAGACAAGTCGCCCTTCGCCCGCCTCAAAACCGGCGGTTTACACTCAGCTTTACGCGTGAGGCAATGGACGTTTGTTGTTGCTACAGATCTGTTTGTCGCTGCCGTGCAAGGGAGGATTTTATTACTGGGGAGGTCACAAGAATGAAGGGCCTTCAAGGGCAGGCCGACGACCAGATCCCGCCCCCCTTTCAAGCCTGGCCAGAGCTTATGCAAACCATGGGCGATGCGATGGTTCTCGCTCGTGCGCGCATCCGGGGCACAGACGCCCGTACCATTGGACAATTGGCTCCCGTATCGCAGACGTCAGAGCCGGACGCTTCACGCCCGGCATTCCAATACCCGCGTGCTCTTGGACCAACTCGTCTCCACCGGCCCACGGGCGTCAGACGAGTCTTACACGCAAGCCAAGCAAAATACGTTTGAGCTTATGGTAACTTAGACAGTGTTCATAGAACGAAACAGTGTTAGCAGAACGAAACGGCGGCAACATTCGCGCATTCCATTGGAGGACATAGATCATCATGGGAACTCGACACCCTAGCCGGTCGATCGTTGGTTATGCCGCAATTTGCGCGCTGTGTTTGATGGTTGCTTCGTCTGCATCGGCAATTGAAATTGATCTGGAGCCGCCTGGAGATCGCGAGTTCGTCCGCGACTTGGCTGGTCTACTTGACTCGGGCTCAAAAGAGCACATCCGAAATCTGTGCGATAGCCTGCTGACAGACAAAGCTACTCCAATCATCGTCATCACGATTGAATCCATGGCGAAGTACGGCGGCGAAGATATGCGTATCGAAACCTTCGCCACCTTGCTCTTTGATCAGTGGGGCATCGGGCATGCAACCTTGGGCAAGCAGGCGTGGAATACGGGGATCCTGCTGCTAGTTTCCAGGGACGATCGGAAGGCACGAATTGAGCTCGGTGGCGGATGGGGGCGACGCGAGGATGAACTCTGCCGTCAGATAATGGACGAGCATATCATCTTCCATTTTAAACAAGCTCGCTTTGCCGAGGGCATCGTGGCCGGGGTCGAGGCCCTGGACCAGATGGGACGAAAGCTGGAATTACCCACGCGGCCTCGCCCGTGGTGGCACTACGCGCTGGTAGTCGGATGCATTGGCCTAGCGATTTTTACCATCGTGTCTCTTATTCGCCGCGGAGCCAGCGGATGGGCTTGGATTTTTTGGGGTGTCGTATTTGCGATCGTGGGTACGATTCTCTATCAGCTGGTAACCAGCCGAGGCAGTGGCGGTGGATTCAGCGGAGGGTCGTTTGGCGGAGGTTCTTCCGGTGGCGGCGGTGCAACAGGGTCTTGGTAAGGATGAATAACTATGCAGCGAGCATCTGACCTCTTTACCGAGGAACAGCGTAAGCAAGTCGAAAAAGCGGTCGTTGAAGCCGAGGCCAAGACATCGTGCGAAGTCGTCCCCGTCGTAGCCACCGCCTCTGGACGTTACGATCGAGCGGAGGATATGATCGGCCTTTGGCTGGCGGTTTTTGCAGCGATCACGGTATGGGTGATCCTGCCCAGGCAGGCGAACGAATCGGGCAACTGGGACGGCGCGCCCTTTTATATCGGATTGTTGGCAATGCTGGCCGGCATAATGGTAGCATTTATCGCAGGTGCCATCGCAGGAAATCGGATCGCTTGGCTCCGGCGACTGTTCACTCCTCGCAATCAGATGCGTGAGGAAGTTTCTGCTCGAGCACGACAGATCTTCTTCGACAAACGCGTACACCACACCAGTGGTGCAACCGGCATGCTCATCTATGTGTCGCTGTTCGAACGCATGGCCGTCGTCCTTGGCGATCAACAGGTTCTGGACAAAATCGGGCAGTCTTCCCTCGACCGACTTTGTCAACTATTGACGGATGGCCTACGCCACGGAGAGCCAGCAGACGCAATTTGCAGTGTGATCTCAGAAGCTGCAATACAACTTTCAGGTCCACTACCTCGAGACGAACGTGACACCAATGAGTTGCAGGACGCCCTAGTTCTGATCGATTAGTCATAACTCAATTGGTCGGGGTGTGGAGATTTCCCACCAGGTTTCTGTACCGAATTGCGGAGCCTGTCCGCAGGCTTTCTTCCCAAGGTCGATCCTCCTGCTTGCAGCTAACTTCACTTAGCCTTTCTTCGTTAGAGGCGATCCGTCCGTTGCTGATTTCTTGAAAGCGTCGGCACGAAAAATACGGGACAGGCTCGCCACGGAACTGCCCCCCACGCGTTCTCG
Coding sequences within it:
- a CDS encoding DUF4832 domain-containing protein, giving the protein MQARHLTSAFACVLAGWLVMDIRQANAADESEFRPIRLQSRITDVQPMTGIVMWQDSRNSRSDSIQLEYSYMRYSDVVQEKGVYDWTAIERVLESVAARKHQAILRFWDTYPGKPTGVPDYLKNLPDYQEVNAPSENRDTGFPDWSHPELQRFILEFYQNFAARYDQDPRLAFLETGFGLWAEYHIYSGPEELGKTFPSKEFQATFLQHLDVVLVQTPWMISQDAHSRQRAPFASQRKLIDLHFGVFDDSFHLAWEPGYNLEGWTFFVLKRYRKSPAGGEILFPNQKQEKYVAENWATEARNFGITFIIGEQWPQWTTDERIQQHGLACGYKFKILAFDSRPHESRITITNTGVAPIYYDAFVAVNGVRADESLKFLQPGETRQLAVPSGGQAPQLTIECDRLVAGQRISFDALLEGE
- a CDS encoding TPM domain-containing protein, with the translated sequence MGTRHPSRSIVGYAAICALCLMVASSASAIEIDLEPPGDREFVRDLAGLLDSGSKEHIRNLCDSLLTDKATPIIVITIESMAKYGGEDMRIETFATLLFDQWGIGHATLGKQAWNTGILLLVSRDDRKARIELGGGWGRREDELCRQIMDEHIIFHFKQARFAEGIVAGVEALDQMGRKLELPTRPRPWWHYALVVGCIGLAIFTIVSLIRRGASGWAWIFWGVVFAIVGTILYQLVTSRGSGGGFSGGSFGGGSSGGGGATGSW
- a CDS encoding TPM domain-containing protein; the protein is MQRASDLFTEEQRKQVEKAVVEAEAKTSCEVVPVVATASGRYDRAEDMIGLWLAVFAAITVWVILPRQANESGNWDGAPFYIGLLAMLAGIMVAFIAGAIAGNRIAWLRRLFTPRNQMREEVSARARQIFFDKRVHHTSGATGMLIYVSLFERMAVVLGDQQVLDKIGQSSLDRLCQLLTDGLRHGEPADAICSVISEAAIQLSGPLPRDERDTNELQDALVLID